In Plasmodium cynomolgi strain B DNA, chromosome 2, whole genome shotgun sequence, the genomic window GCACAGATTTGTGTTGAGACCTACGATCCATTATCCATTCTCTCCACAGCCATACATACTAACAATTCCACCTCCTCCTGCGCCTATTCATACGCGTCCTCCCGCACCTCCAACACAAAGGCTTCCCTTCCTCTCTCCATCTACCCGTCAAGCACACCTAATTCCTCGTTGATTGGTAACTAATGCTATAAGTGTCATCTGTGACCGTCGACGCCCCATCAAACGTACTACTTCCATCAAACGTACTACTTCCATCAAACGTACTACTTCCATCAAACGTACTACTTCCATCAAACGTACTACTTCCATCAAACGTACTACTTCCATCAAACGTACTACTTCCATCAAACGTACTTCTTCCATCATACGTACTACTTCCACCATACGTACTACTCTCATTAAAATCGCCCATACGATTCGCGTAGTAATTATCGCGTTCTATGTCTCTCCATGTCCTTTTGACATTGTCCATTCGGGGGTTGAACTTGCCTCCCATCGGGGTGAACTgtaagtggagaaaaaaaaagaatacgcacatatatacatgtgtacatatgtgtacgtacatacatacagtcacacacacacacacacacacacaggcACATACACCCAGGCACATCTCGCGGGAGAACCCCTTTCGGCATGGCACAAACGAAACGGCTGCGCCGCTTAATCCATCGCCTCGTCTTaccttatacaaaataaacatggacaaaaataaacccacaaaggagaaaaaagtaatCATCGTAAGACCGAAGGGCGTTACATCTCGCTTGATGTGTTTGAAGAAGCTAAACGTTGGGTAGCTCTTGTAAAGGGACTCGTCTAAATCACACCTAACTCTGGCTGTATCGGGGTAGTCCCTCAAAGAACCAAATCGATTATGACTCTTCAAAGGGCGATAAAGAATCTTGTCATagttatcaaaaaaaacatgcaatTCATTGCACACTGTACTGTTGGTAAGCCTATCATAGTATTCGGGGGGACAcgtataatttaaaaaatctctGTACACATCTATGCAATCATTTACAAACTCACATGTTTTCTTGTAGTCCGCATGATCATGActtgataatttttctcgAATGCCTGCAACATTCTcactaaaataaaataacttcACTATTCCCTTCAACAGATCATTATCTTCGTAGAGTTCCTTGatcatattaatatttttcatcatttttttctttgctacttttttaaaatagtataaaaaattagtcAAGTGCTGGGAATAAACACCGTAGGACACAGGTTCACTATAATTTAACTTCACAAAATCATCATAAATGCCTCGCAATGTATCATGATGTTCTCCTCTAACAACATCCTCTACGTATCCAAAAAAAGCCATACAGACATCATTTTCTACACTTCCACTCGATTGTGAGTTAATTTCTTTACATAATGAATCGTAGTTGTTATAAACTTTGAGCAATTTCGAGGCATTTAACTTGGGCCATATGTCCAAAGTGCGGTACTAAAAAGGAAGGTGCGCGGAAAGAAGTGAAGCAATATGTCGTACACGATGCGCATTATATTATCATTGCGTCCATAAAGAAAAACTGCTTATACGTGGGCGTATAAGCTGATACGTAACATCACGATCAGAAAATACTATTATACTCTTGCAATCCACATTGCATATACATGTGATGTACTAATAAGGCGCGCGCAACACATGTGCAACGCACGCCAGAgcacatatgaaaaaatgctaaactAAACGAACCTCATCTTGCAGGGAACTGATGATAGCTGTATCAATTAATCTTTTTTGCGCCATGTTCAACAgggtgggaaaaataataagtacactttttctttacaaGTTTTGCTTGTTGCgagaaaaaaggcaatgtaaaatattaggATCTACTTCTCAAAGGAAGAGTTAGAATTGGGATTATAGTTTTGCTTATCAGGCGCTTTGCAAATGCGCAAataaatgagcaaaaaaatagaaaataaataaacaaataaatatattgtatCAAGCGCGCATACGCGGTAGAAGTACTCCCAATTtgtgaataaataatacattcATAcggatatatatatttaggtacatatgtttatgtatatatgcatacatggTATATAGCAGCTAGtacataaaacataaaacataCATTCGCGCATCAAGCTTTGCAATTATCTTCGGCGGCAGTTCCTACTGATTGATTTTTTCATAGCATctcattaataaaattaatactTTAAANNNNNNNNNNNNNNNNNNNNNNNNNNNNNNNNNNNNNNNNNNNNNNNNNNNNNNNNNNNNNNNNNNNNNNNNNNNNNNNNaaaattaaaattaaatttaaaatttttaaacctaactaaaaaaaaaaaaaaaaaaaaaaaaaaaagaaaaaatggcaaattaCGACTTAATAGACTCATAAgtatataattcattttccGCATGTACATTAGGTGaataaatgttaaaattttttttacatgtaaaataattgcaaaatgtttatttattatatatataaatgttcTCCCCAGATAATAAAAcgtataataaatattttttactagtccttatttctaatttaataaatttttctatacATAATGGCCCGAATATAAAATACGTATAATATTATCTCgtatgtaaaataaaatagcaaatAGTAGTAGTATAGTATAGTAGTACTTCTTTTAtgcgcagtttttttttttttttttttttttataggcTGTTGTGGATTGGTTCCCATTactgaacaaattttagTGCCGctaaaaatgcaaatttgtAAAGCATAttctatataataatatactaCTTATTTACATGCGTCGCTTTTGCTAAATTTAcgcttaaaaatttttgctctCTTTAAATAACTTTATACGGTTTCAATGTGACTTATAATAGTGTAATGTACTTGGAAGATAAATTAAACTGctgcatataattttttcttagaattatgtaaaaattaataatgcaTAATATGCTTTTTATCGCGTTATAAAATGTAAGGCAATGATGAGCAATGGGGGGAATTCAGTCGAGGAGAGGGTCTACGCgagatgagaaaaaatgcacatttaaataaaactaAACGTAGTTATTATGGAGTGGGAATAATATTTCTACTGAAAAgttttattcattcattttcCTGATTTATTGATTGCAAAAAAGAGACAATTGGCATTTAAAACTCTTGaatataggaaaaaaaaaaaatcataaaaaaacacattgtAATTATATGAGAATGCATTATTTATTATCTGCCcatttatttcaattatggactaaattttacattttacttaaaaaaaggatgaataaAAACAAGATATACAATGTGCACAAATTGCTCGTTACATCAGCAGTGCTCCTAATTAaataagctaaaaaaaaaagaaaattcgcACTTAATGATATGttcgccaatttttttatccacctTCAGAGCTATTGTGAGcaataagaataaaaataaagtgttattttttttctttttgaaaattattattaaaaaaaaggtatgcaaaaaatatgcatgtataataatgtaataaaatttactcGTTGCccaattaaattaaataaacgtaCATTAAGCGTTATTATCCCATTATTGGGCATTCCTTGGAGTAGTCACTTTTACGCGCTCGAATATGGCacgtaaaaattatgtatattataaatatataatatatatattccccTTCtaggaaaaaagcaaatataaaaaattttaaaaaggtttttttCATTGGCGATCCAATATTAATTGTCTTTACGAGCCaaattatcatttaaaaaaaaaaaaaagggggggaaattttaagagaaaaaaaaaaggaaaaaaaaaatggaagtatAAATTTGGCAAAAATGAGTAAGCATACATTAAACTCGACACAGTaaaatgtgcctttttttactttcttaCTTTTGCGAGTTTTAAGAAAAGAATTAAGCGcaataaatatgtactttatcttttttttttttttttttcgctgcgctatatattatatgcatacactGCGCACGATATTTCATAAATGTTCACTAATTGGTTGATTGATTGGACAACTTCGCAAAATAGGCATGCAACttcaaaatgaatgaaaaatgtatcaACGAActacatatgcaaaataaatgctactcattcgtcattttttttttttggcatccctttatcactcttttttttacttttaaatgGCCACTTTTATCAAGAGAACGAAACCCGTCGCGCAGGCATATTTCGCCAAAcgtttattaatatattctgTATcaaattgtttaaaaaaaattgaacggcTGATGAGTGGAAACGTGTGCGAAATGGGTTATAATTATGAAAGTAGTTtggctagctttttttttttttttttccactcctttTGGCTCGAAATAGCACTGccttttttacatgtatgtatgtacattaaaactttttctttttttcctttttgtgaaaaattgTGTATTTTGTGCGAATAATACATGCAACGTAGcacaaaaaagtaatttcgCTTTTCTCACATGTGCtaattttcgttttctcttATTCTGACAACTgttaaaaatacacacaaacGCAGCTTTTTAGTCAACCAGttttatttatgcatattGCCAACACAAGAACTCTCATTCCGCGcacgaaaaaattaaggataTACCAGTAATATTAGTAACATTTAAAGTAATGCATTaatgtagttttttttttttttcatcttttttttgggggcaTTTAATTAACGAGTCTTTCGTTTAATGGTTCCAAATTACCCCACAGACAAaagtaaacaattttttataaattaagcGATTCATACGCAAATGCACACGTAGCCTTCAACTTGGTGTTAATAAATTGTtcccaaaaggaaaaaaaaaaaatgtgtgtgtAGTGGAAAGCTTTCTACTTAATTATTATTCTGTAATATGGGAAAAATGCGTATGCAAGTATTGTCCAGGGGTGAcacatgaatatatatatatatatatatatatattgtatgCACAATGTATATTGGCCCATTCTTTTGTACTATTAAGTGTGCAACGtattatattacatatgCACAGTCTCCACTTGCTGTGTTGAACGCATTGGctaatttccccttttttgtgaccaCTTGAAATACATTAATCTCTCCCTGCTAAATCATTTAAATAACACAATTGCGGTGAACACATGGAGcgattaaaaattaaattcactaaaatgaaaaggaatcGCGAAGTTTGAATTCGttataaaaaagtatataaataagaaatatataaaaaaaaatatatataaaatttttttctgtctaGCTAGGAagtgtacatataatataaacatatacagcacgaaaaatttataaatattttttatattttatctaaCTGGTTTATTCGCtagcaaaattttaaactaTCCCTCTTTCGCGAGGattaacaagaaaaagggttcttaaaataaaaaaagttttcatcataaatttaaatacaGATAATAATCAGTTAAATTATAACTTGAACGCAGCTTGAGATGGCATTTTAATCCGAAGAAACGAAAGTTTCGTGAAAATAACTACGCCATTCTTTACTTATATGCATGCATTCGCAAACAGACGTGcttacatacatataaatgtgcGCAATGTTAATTCGTATTGTTCATCACTTGCGTTGTTTAACGATTTCTGCTGTCTACACAAAATTGCGTTTAACTCGATTAGTGTTACTCTCTATACCTACAAAACCTTCTTCAATATAAAATGATACAATTTCCATTCCTCCGAAGGTTTCCACATTACAATCATATGAAAAATCGGCTACTTAGAATGTTGCCTGAGTTGCATCTGATATGCCTACATATTGGAAGAAGTAAAAACTACTACACCTACCTTTTTGTGTTTGATCCTGCTTCTTTTCACCAAATTGGTTGGCCAAGTTTGAATATTTTCCTACTGCCTAAAAATGGTGATTAATTAAAACACCACTTGGGATGTCTCATCAAATTTCAACATACAGATTGAGTACTACCGATTTCAAAGGTTTCGTCGACATAAAAGTGCAACTTCCAATTGGTATTCCCCCCGTTATGCATTTGCTTCTCCATCACCGTTGCAAAAGGCGCTGTCCTCTTGCAcatgcataaatatgtatcaCAATTGGGACTTCAAATTGGCTATTCAGATTATCTGCACTTCTAGCTATCTTCTTCTGTTCtcttaaaatgtgaaagattTACATTTTGGATCAATTGTGCCTTATATTACATTGtttgtacaaaaaggaaagtctTCCACACATACAAACCCAACGCAAGCTTTCCGCATATCAGATTAATATAGAGATCTCCACTTTTTCCAAGGAATCGAAAGATAGCTAGATATACAAATATTCATGGCACATTCACACCGTCGTCCTACTAATCTTCTTGCTCGTCATCCTCCCCACCTTAACCATCTATCATACACATTCTAAGACATGTACGAGGAGTTATCATCCCCGTAATATCCTCCATAAGAAGATCCCTGTCGTCTTCCATATGATGATCCTCTTTCGGTTCCGAAATCAGATACACTTTCACTTCCGAAATTAGTTCCGGTTTCAGTTCCGAAATCAGATACGCTTTCACTTCCGAAATTAGTTCCGGTTTCAGTTCCGAAATTAGATACGCTTTCACTTCCAAAATTAGTTCCGCTTTCACTTCCGTACTCAGTTCCGAATACACTGTCTAATTGATCTCCATAGTAATCTGTGTATTCTCCTGTGCGTTGATATACCGAGCTCCTCCATCTTCGTGTCCTTTCTGCCTCCTTGGAACCGAACAATCTGTTAATTGGGGTTAActgcgcaaaagggggaaacgaaaaaaaaacatttatgcTGGGTTGATGCAAATTGGTCATTGAGCAAACGTAGGAGTAATACAAAAATAGGATTATACACATAAGTGCGCACAAACAGCTATttgttacaaaaaatgggaaatatCTCCACTCACCTtatacaaaaggaagaaaaacataagCACTCCTAACATAGAAAAGGAGCTTACAATTAACTTGTTAAACCCTGTTAAAAATCCTGAATTGGGTTGAGCGAAGAAACTCTCAATGGGTCGACTACCATACTCCCTTTGATTAAACTTGCACTGGAGTCTATATTCGAAGATACCATCTCCATAACCTTTAATAAGAGCCTTCCTACGTTCAATATATGGGTACAACCGATTCTTATATCCATCTTTGATATCTTCGaataatttacatatgtTCTTAGGTTTAGTTTCTTCTGGCCAATGAGCAGAACAAACTTCCGGGTAGTAAACATTAAATATATCAAGACAATCGTTGATGAAATGGCAATAGGGTACATAGGATTCATCATGATTCGCATTAAATCGTGCTGTAATATCTCCAAGATTTTCccaaaaataatacaatttCATTACGtttcttaattttacattatcCTTGTTTAAAACTTCTGCATCATTAAGGATTGGTTGAACATTCGCTTTAATTAAACTTTCAATTAAACTAACAAATTTATCCAAATTCCAATTAGTAAATACATTCGGATCTGTCTGCTTTTGATATGACCActcgataaaaaaagaaccaaatTTCATGATTTGTAAATATATCTTTACCGCCACgattaatattttccaaaaaaccaaaaaaaatgggacaaagTTCTCGATCATTATCATTATATCCtcgtacatttttcattcgaTCACATATTAATTTGTAATTCTCTTTGTATTTATTATCTAAGTCAtagtttttattataattaggccaatttttcaaaaagtctcgaaaaaaaaaaaaaaaaaattataattatcaaaaaaaataagaatttttgcttcttttttcaatgtatatttaaaatattctaaTAATAATCAATGCAAAGGTAGTATTaatcaaaatatatacatatatttacatgcgtatatatatatatgcgtaccTCATATTGCAACTGTTGACGAACTTTTTGCAGTTTATTTATAGTAGCCATGTTGAATTCGTggaattataaaatgtataaattacTAAATTTCATATTACATAACCAAGTCGAAGGCGCATAATTTAAGGGAAAATTATGTCAAACTAATTTAAaacagtaaaaaatatgaataaataatgtattttttcataaccaGAAATATTCCTTAATTATATGCTGTTAAATGATAATGCTAATCTATTTGGAATAATGTATCACgtgaactttttaaatttaaaaaaaaaataaagttataaaaaaaaaaagggcagtaaaaaaaagtgttagaGAGTTAATTGTGGCGCACTGTAAAATAACTACATATGACTAATTATGCGTCAATAATGAATAatgtattttcaaaattggaATATTCTGAaacaagaaaagaaaattttactcaatgtaaaaattatgcatacgCATATAAGCGATGTATATGTGCGTATATATGTTTGCAATTTCATCCCTATTTTACAAAGTAAAGCGCAAGCAAaagttagcaaaaaaatgaataaataggataaataaattaataaatatatatacaaatatataaataaataataaataaatatgcgtatatttgtacatacataacataaagtatttataatttttcgttcaatttatttacataattatCCCTTTTTATCCCCTTAAAGAATACGCTGTTCAGTGAGCGCGAGgcagtaaaataaaaattttgcaatacTTAGATTCGNAAAAATTAGAtaattatgattttttttctctttttaaaatttactccttttttgctttttatcatttaaataaatatgtctcaaaaaaaaaaaaaattcttttactTGGtcatttttctatattccaggaaaaaattacataattgTTCCTAATGGCAAAATTGCCCAGGAATATTTTACAAAGGCGATTTTAGGAGAAGTCGTGAGTAGctgaaaaattgtaataagcGGGGAGACGCGTGATGGGTGACGCGAAATAAATTGACTATCCGCGATGTGATCTATAACCCGTACgcattataaatatatattatatatatgtatgtatatgtatatatgtatatggtatatatgtgtatatatgtatatatatgtatatgtatgcgaTGCTAAGCACATTTGTCCGCGCATTCTACATTTTACGCGATTTTCCTCATCGCTGCATTCATTTTTGGCGAGTAAAGTCCAAAGGAACGCGCCGATCGATTGAAGAACAAACGGTGTACTTATCATTTCACTTGAAAGgttaggaaaaataaagtttcCATTCTCGAACTGGAAATTgtattatatgtttatgcgcaaatatttatttttacttagcAATACGTGCATGACTGCCTATCGCTTCGCAGAAACATTTATAGTGAATTACGCTTTactaaaatgtgaaaagaaaTGGACATGCGTGCTgagtgttattttttattgcaaatattgcaaaaaaaaaggtttatatcaaatttaacttttttaatgcaatgcgaaaaaaaaaaaaaaatagccctCATATAATGCAATAATGAATGAAAATACGTTTGGACAATTTGGCACATTTAACTCTTAAAGTGTATTTTTCCTTGTCCCAaccattccattttttagcGGAAAGTTATTCATAAAGGACGCGCAGCAGTGCGTCAAAAGTGAAAGGTGAAAAGTTcgataaaaatggaagaaactAATTTTAATCTTTTCACTTAACTTGCCAcacggtaaaaaaaaattgctcccTGGGAAAAAACGTTTCACCCCTCCGTCATATTTGgtattgctttttttttttgtttttttttttttttatcctcctcTTTGATTTTCGACTGCCGATTAGCCGcttaacatatattatttatccCCTCCagtgaagcaaaataaaaatggaatgaatAATCCAGCagttttcttcccctttctaTGTATATACCACCCCTAGTCCattttaattcttcttcccgcaaaattgggaatgttttttcccattcatcACCTCTGTGTGTGCGCACGTGCCACTCAGTGATCTCCTCACGTAATAAAATGAACTGCGCATTCGCTTTTCAGtagcatatttttacgcTGCTACACTTGTACATACACAATTAGAGTCTGTTAACCAAAGTGAAACAGGACCGGTGGGATAACCCATTGCACGCAACCCCCCCATTTCATGTGAGACGAATAAAATCAGTGAACATGCTTAATCGGCACTGGGGATTTACTATGttaaaaagtttttcaaatttgttaattacTAAAAAGTGTtaagaatgaaaaaggatGGCACATCATCACATGTGTAAAATTTACAGTCGGTTTTAATTTATCAgtaaaactgaaaaaataaaataaaaaaagcggggaatagaagaaaaatgaatgaataaataaatgaataaataaatgaataaaaaaataaatggataaAGTACTGCATGCGTTTCGCATAAACACACTCTGCGTGTAAAAAttcagtaaaaaaattatcaaaaaaagcAAGCGCACATGCATGGGTTGGCCTTTTTGTGCTACAAAAAGCCCCGCAAACACAGGTTCCATCAAGGGGCTTATCATTCGGGTGCACAATCAGGCCTACACACTCACATATACgcgcacatatacatatgtgaaaatataaatatacgcATATGATtaacttataaaaaatgtatgtacttaaaattttttaacacacAAATGGTTACCATAAGGTTGGAACAAATGAGCAGGTCAATAAAAAGTACTTCGTAcagcaagaaaaaatgaaaataaattgatGAAGATGCCGCGAGAATTGTTTTCCATCTCGCATTGCATTCATTAGCATTAAACTCCAAATTAGAGCGTACGCTCTTGTTCAAATGTAAGACATAAATAacaatgttattttttaactcggcacgaatacatttttaagttGCGCCATGTGTATGTAAATTGCTTACGTACACTGTGCGTAGCTAGCCATTGAATCATGCCAAATCGAGagtgtacatttttgcgcgatttttcttcaacataaatataatatacttCCATTGGTAAAaggtatcttttttttttttttttttgtatcttctTCTGTTTATACAGATAAACGTGTCGCCACCTGTCCGTGCAGGAACAACTGTTAGCACTTCTTCGCAATCTAACGTCACTGTGTCGAGGAGCTATcgattaaaaatatacacatcgAAATGGTCATATTAGAATGACGCCGggcacacataaaaaaaaacatgtatatatgtgcatatatgtgttcGCACGAGGATAGCTTATATGGGGAAAATATAGAACTATCAAAATGTTTCGAGAAAATAGGCAAATAGACAGTTGTCGTGACGCCCTTCCGATTATTCTAATAGTCTTCGCTGTGTGCGACGCTCCACCGGCCCCCCATGTGTAATAAAATTGGCTCAACGAACTTCCCGGGTTGAGTTAAAATAAACGGTAATAACGGTCGATATAGTTATTTTGCTACGCATCTATGTAAGTCGTTTTTATGGCATTCGCGTCGCTTCACACTGGCATGCGTCTTTTTTCAGTGTGTtccacatgtatacatacagTGTTGCCATTCGGTTGTTATCTAcatatgcgttttttttcctcttttttccattttttccttttttttcacaaactCGTGCACTTTTCTCGCCACTTCCATTTCTTGCTTCACCGTTTTTTGCTTCCAAAACCTTCgaccatttttttcgaatcGTCCCTACATAAACCACTCATGCGAAAATTAAACACTTTTTAACCATTGGACCCAATCAACGTGTTGCAGCAAATAATTACGAGTGCGTAgtgaaacataaaattatatttcacATACTATGCATAACTAGCCAATTAATAATATCTAGGATTGGGCTGAGTAAATACGTATGATTCGTTATCCGTGTATGTGGATTCACTACCATCAGTGTAATCACTACCATCAGTGTGAACACTACCATCAGTGTAAACACTACCATCAGTGTAAACACTACCATCAGTGTAATCACTAGCATTAGTGTAATAACTAGCATTAGTGTAATCACTAGCATTAGTGTAATCACTGAGGGTAGAGAAGGATCCATACTGATTCCTTTCGACTTCCCTCCATATTCTTCTAGCctttcttcgtttttccgAGTCGAATTTCAATCCAAGTGGAGTAAACTacgaggggaggggggagaagaaaaatagtaCAAATGAATACATTCGGTCCATACGCAGCTTTGTTCTCCCATCTGCGAAGAGGAGCATTTATGGCATGGCGAAAAAGGGACGCCACACTTTCACCCTCTTTGTAAAAGCATATCAAAAAGCCCACTCCACATAAGGCACATCCCATTAGCGCTCCTTTACTCACCTTATACAAAATTAGCACAATCAGGTATACCGCAAACATGACAAAACTTCCAACGACGAAAATTCCAAATAGGGTAAACTCTTCACTGTCACTTTTGTATATGCTAAAGAATGGAGTGTAATATAAGGACTCGCTTAAGTCACATCTGACTCGAGCTGAATTGGGGTATTTCACTAGGGATGACATTTTATTGTGTTTTATTAAAGGCTTATAAAGAACAGTTTCATATTTGTCCACAAATTCTCCTAATTGATTACACACAGTACTGCTACTATAATCTGTAGGGGGAGTTTTATTTgcacaatattttttttaaatctcgAAATATATGAAGACACTCATTAACAAATT contains:
- a CDS encoding VIR-like CYIR protein (putative), with the translated sequence MAQKRLIDTAIISSLQDEYRTLDIWPKLNASKLLKVYNNYDSLCKEINSQSSGSVENDVCMAFFGYVEDVVRGEHHDTLRGIYDDFVKLNYSEPVSYGVYSQHLTNFLYYFKKVAKKKMMKNINMIKELYEDNDLLKGIVKLFYFSENVAGIREKLSSHDHADYKKTCEFVNDCIDVYRDFLNYTCPPEYYDRLTNSTVCNELHVFFDNYDKILYRPLKSHNRFGSLRDYPDTARVRCDLDESLYKSYPT
- a CDS encoding VIR-like CYIR protein (putative), with amino-acid sequence MYEDIMIMIENFVPFFLVFWKILIVAVKIYLQIMKFGSFFIEWSYQKQTDPNVFTNWNLDKFVSLIESLIKANVQPILNDAEVLNKDNVKLRNVMKLYYFWENLGDITARFNANHDESYVPYCHFINDCLDIFNVYYPEVCSAHWPEETKPKNICKLFEDIKDGYKNRLYPYIERRKALIKGYGDGIFEYRLQCKFNQREYGSRPIESFFAQPNSGFLTGFNKLIVSSFSMLGVLMFFFLLYKLTPINRLFGSKEAERTRRWRSSVYQRTGEYTDYYGDQLDSVFGTEYGSESGTNFGSESVSNFGTETGTNFGSESVSDFGTETGTNFGSESVSDFGTERGSSYGRRQGSSYGGYYGDDNSSYMS
- a CDS encoding VIR-like CYIR protein (putative) produces the protein MSSLVKYPNSARVRCDLSESLYYTPFFSIYKSDSEEFTLFGIFVVGSFVMFAVYLIVLILYKFTPLGLKFDSEKRRKARRIWREVERNQYGSFSTLSDYTNASDYTNASYYTNASDYTDGSVYTDGSVYTDGSVHTDGSDYTDGSESTYTDNESYVFTQPNPRYY